One region of Salinirubrum litoreum genomic DNA includes:
- a CDS encoding winged helix-turn-helix domain-containing protein gives MNERVSEGWKTDTSSAERVRTVMRRTYEPHSVASIAERARTAETTARKHLKMLTEDGFVEAVSPPDERGTWYRRAPRSVVLERARQLLDTVDTEIDAAVITQADDAAKPDARTSSTRACRRHRGCRRRDR, from the coding sequence CTGAACGAGCGCGTCAGCGAAGGGTGGAAAACAGACACCAGTTCAGCCGAGCGCGTCCGCACCGTCATGAGACGGACGTACGAGCCCCACTCGGTCGCCAGTATCGCCGAGCGTGCACGGACTGCAGAAACCACTGCACGCAAGCATCTGAAGATGCTCACCGAGGACGGCTTCGTCGAGGCGGTCTCGCCTCCCGACGAGCGGGGAACGTGGTACAGGCGTGCTCCCCGGTCGGTCGTGCTCGAACGCGCTCGACAGCTTCTCGATACCGTCGACACCGAGATCGACGCTGCGGTGATCACACAGGCAGACGACGCGGCGAAACCTGACGCTCGCACGAGCAGCACCCGCGCTTGCAGACGCCACCGAGGCTGTCGAAGACGAGACCGGTGA
- a CDS encoding DNA-binding protein encodes MSSTKSGKKAVSTSKQTTNEAWAFERVSVEFRASVSQEIQAKIDYSDERELADGRLFGQTQEAYERMCGREAEVERTRARTDRSQEPGREGATRFVTEEANEQRREAFAERRASVDPWADPEIVDPRETLEREELAGVNREAARLHGRYDDVSRAAIGRELGERVAEGQSLLSAVVAVAERLRERPGRVVPVGELDVVDAGEVCVEGVIERLWTPSHPAIQWVGLLEDETGRVKVTSWKRSNQPTVREGERVRIRAAAKNWYEGSVSLAVTGWSGVTFPGRGRYWE; translated from the coding sequence ATGAGTAGTACGAAGAGCGGCAAGAAAGCAGTATCGACGAGCAAACAGACGACCAACGAGGCGTGGGCGTTCGAGCGCGTCTCGGTGGAGTTCCGGGCGAGCGTGTCCCAAGAGATCCAGGCGAAGATCGACTATTCCGACGAGCGTGAGCTGGCGGACGGACGGTTGTTCGGGCAGACGCAGGAAGCCTACGAGCGGATGTGTGGACGGGAAGCGGAGGTCGAGCGGACGCGGGCACGGACGGATCGGAGCCAAGAGCCGGGCCGGGAAGGTGCGACGCGGTTCGTGACGGAGGAAGCGAACGAGCAGAGACGAGAGGCGTTTGCGGAGCGGAGAGCGAGTGTCGACCCGTGGGCGGACCCCGAGATCGTCGATCCACGCGAGACGTTAGAGCGTGAGGAGTTGGCGGGTGTGAACAGAGAGGCGGCGCGGTTGCACGGACGGTACGACGATGTGAGTCGGGCGGCAATCGGGCGGGAACTGGGCGAGCGCGTTGCAGAGGGGCAGAGTCTTCTGAGCGCGGTCGTGGCGGTTGCAGAGCGGCTTCGCGAGCGGCCCGGACGGGTCGTGCCTGTCGGGGAACTCGACGTGGTGGATGCGGGTGAGGTCTGTGTGGAAGGCGTGATCGAACGGTTGTGGACGCCATCACACCCCGCGATTCAGTGGGTGGGACTCTTGGAAGACGAGACGGGACGCGTGAAAGTCACCTCGTGGAAGCGGTCGAACCAACCCACGGTGCGGGAGGGTGAGCGCGTTCGGATCCGGGCGGCCGCGAAGAACTGGTACGAAGGGAGTGTGTCGCTCGCGGTGACTGGCTGGTCGGGTGTCACCTTCCCCGGGCGGGGTCGGTACTGGGAGTAA